AGCCCCACAACCATAACGTCGCCCGCACCCAGCTCCCCCTTATGGCGGCCGGACACGGTGATGGCAATGTTCTGGTCATCGATTCGGGCAGAATAGTTGCTGCTTGTTGCCGGCGACCAACCGCGCTCGTAAAGGAAACGGCCGGCTTCGACGATGGCATCTGCCGCGACGGCATATCGGGTTACATCAAGCACAGGTTCCCCCAGGGTTTTACACGCCTTCAAAGCGCTCATCTGCCAACATTATAGGGATGGTGAAGCGACCCGCAAATGCTGCCTTGCGGCGATCAGACAGGCACCTCAGGCATCGGCTCTCAGTGGCAGACTTCGTTGCCGTTTACCAGTCAAGGCAAACAGCGCATTACCCAGCGCGGGGATAACCGGCGGCACACCAGGTTCGCCCACACCCGTTGGAAGTTCCCGGCTATCCACGATGTCAACAGTCACTTCCGGGCGCTCATATTGGCGCATCAACTGGTAATCATGGAAGTTGCTTTCCCGGACTTCCCCATTATCAAAGTGAATTTCGCCGTAAAGGGCCGCTGTCAGACCAAAAAGAATGCCGCCTTCAATCTGGTCCTCAACAACACGCGGGTTCACCACCTCGCCGCAGTCTACGGCGGAAGAAACCCGAAACACGCGAATCGCGCCATTCTCGATACCAGCCTCGACCACCTGAGCCACATAGGTACCGAAACTCCTGAATAGGGCAATACCGCGGGCGCGGCCTTTCGGCACAGGTTCTTCCCAGTCCGCCAGCCGGGCCGCACGATCAAGAACCGCAAGATGCCTTGGTTCGTCTGCAAGCAGTTTACGGCGGAACCGGTAAGGGTCATCGCCCGCCTCGTAAGCCAGCTCGTCCATGAACGTCTCTACGGCAAATCCGTTATGGGAATAGCCGACGGAACGCCACCAGGTGATCGGGACTCCGGGATCAGTATGAGTGTGGCGGATATCCACATTTTCTACACCATAGGGATATTCGATGGCACCCTCGATCGCGGACATATCTTTTGGCGTCGCAATGCCCTCCGCCATCAGGCCCACTTTACCCAGGGTGTCGTAAAGGAACTTTGGAGCCCAGGGATACTGGGCGGGCGCGGCGTTGCGCACATACCACGTGAGAATCTGTGGGCCGACGATCTGATGATGCCAGCCTGTCAACTGGCCGCCCTCCATCGAGGCCGTCATCCGGTGCAGCATCGCAGGGCGATACAAATCGTGTCTGGTGTCTTCTTCCCGCGACCAGATAACCTTCACTGGCTGGTTCATACGGAAAGAAACAGCAGCGGCTTCCTCAATGAAGTCCTGCGTCAGCCGGCGGCCAAAACCGCCGCCCAGAAACGTTGTGTTGATGGTGACGTCATCCGGAGACAGGTCCGTCGCACGAGCAACGGCAATGCGCCCGAGATCGGGCGCCTGAGTCGGTGCCCATACCTCTGCGCTGTCACCACGATACCAGGCGGTGGCATTCATCGGTTCCAGGGTGGCGTGAGCAAGATAGGGCTGCGCGTATTCAGCCTTTACCAGCGCAGCAGCATTGCCTGCCGCGTTATCAAAATTACCCTCGCTACGCTCGGACTTGCCTGGGTCTTCATCCGCAGCTGCCCGGTACGAATCGAAAACGTCGCTGGTGGATAGTGACAGCGCTTCCGAGAAATCCCACTCCACCTGCAGCGCATTCTGGGCTTTGCGCGCTCGCCAGTATTTGTCGGCGACGACCGCGACACCACGCTCAATCCTGAAAACATCAAGAACCCCCTGCATGGCCCGGACTTCGTCGCCGTTAAACGCCTTTGCACGACCTCCATGCCGGGGTGAGCGGCTCACCACGGCATAGACCATGCCCGGCACGTGAACATCAATGCCGTATTCGGCGGTACCTGTTGATTTCGCACGTGCGTCCAGCCTTCCAGCCTGTTTGCCAATGTATTTCCAATCACTTCGGGGTTTGAGCGCGACGTTGCCACGAATGACCTCTTTGGACGCCAACTCAACCAGCTGGCCATACCCCATGGAATCAATACCGTTAGGGTGCAGCACCCGACCTTCACGCGCTGAACACTCGGCTGAGTCGACCTTCCATACCCTTGCCGCCGCCATGACCAGCATCTGACGGGCCGATGCACCCGCAGTTCTCAGGGGCTCCCAACTGGTGGCGATACTGGTGCTGCCACCCGTGAGCTGAAGCTTGTATAGCGGGTTGCGATATTCAGGCGCAACGGGAGCAAATCGGGGGGTGATCGCATCCGGCCTCACCTCTAGCTCTTCTGCGATCAATGTTGTGAGGCCGGTATAGGTTCCCTGCCCCATCTCCACCCTTGCCAGGGTGAACCAGATTTCGTCGTTTTTGGTCAGTTCCAGCCAGGCGTCAGGCTTCCACTCGCCGCTTTCAGCCTGATAGCCGGTCTGGATACCCGCGCACCCCGGTAGTGAGAGCGAGAGCACCAGGCTACCTGAGGTGCCGGCACTGACTTTAAGGAAATCCCGTCGATTCATACCCATGTTACGCGCCCTCCTTCTGATCCGGACGCACAGTACCTGCAACTGACTCGACGGCTTCGATGATCCGGGAATATGTGCCGCAACGACACAGGTTGCCGGTCATGGCTGCAACGATCTCATCCCGTTCAGGAGAGGGGTTGGTCGCCAGCAGGTGGGCAGCGCTCATTATCTGCCCGGACTGACAGTAGCCACACTGAGGCACACCATGATCAATCCAGGCCTGCTGCAGCGCATGCAGATTCTCGCTTGTACCGAGCCCTTCAATAGTCGTAACGCGACCACCCGCAGCCATCTCCACCGGTGTGGAGCAGGAACGCACCGGCTGGCCATCAAGGTGGACCGTACAGGCACCGCACAAACCAGCCCCGCAACCGAATTTCGTTCCTTTAAGCCCCAGTTCGTCCCGGATCACCCACAACAGAGGCGTGTCGCCCTCTACGTTCAACGAGCGTTCCTCTCCATTCACCGTCAGGCTCAATGCCATTACCCTGCTCTCCCTTCGTGTATTCCGGAAACCCAGCTCGCGTTCCTGCTTTCATGTCCGCCAGAGGACCTGACCGGAGCACTTACTTGACGACATCCTCGCCATCCTTGTTGACCCAGATCTTACGCTCACCGGCCTCCATCTGACCATTGGAGTCCCAGACCTCTCGGTTCTCGGTGGCTGCTTCCACCTTGCCGTTGTCATTCCAGATAACACGGTCCTTACAGCCCGAAAGCGCAACTACAGCAAACAAGATCAACGTTACTTTTTTCACGCAAAATACCTCCAAAGCACCGCTTGCGCGGCGTGATTTTGAACTTTAATGCTTATGAGACCGCTACCGGGTCCCGTGAACCTCACGGTTGTGCTGCTTGTCTCGTTCACTTTTTCGCACCATGACATAGACGGCACCGGTTCCACCATGGTGTTTCTGGGCCGAATGGAAGGCCAGAACATCATCCAGTTCGGGCAGCCACTTGGCCAGGTAGCTTTTTAACTGAGCGATACCATCGGGGTTGCGTTCGCCTTTGCCGTGCAGAATTATCACGGAACGCAATCCATATCGGACACAATCCCCGATAAATGCAAAAACCTCCCGCCGTGCCTGCTCAACCGTCATCCGGTGCAGATCCAGACGCGCCTCGATCGGATATTGACCGAGCCGGAGCTTACGATATACGCCATGCTGTATTCCCGGACGCTGCCACCCCAGCACGTCGTGGGCCGTCAACGGCTCCACAATATCCGATGTCAGCGGATTTTTGTCTTTGATGGGGGCCTCAACCGCAGCACGCTGCCGCTCCAGATGCCCTGGCGTCAGCTCCCTGGGGGCCTGGACCTCAGCCCGGTTTGGTTTTCTGATGCGCCGGACATCTTTCATTTCTTCAAGAAAACTCAGGCGCTCGTCTTTGGTGGTCATGGCAATGCTACTAATATCATGGTTAATTCAGGAACTTTACCACCCGCTCCGTTTGCCATAAAGAAGTGCTGGCGCAGCTCCCCGTGCGACGAAAATCGTAGGGCTCTGCAAGCACTCCTTGAACTACACTGCATTCGGACAATAATAATGAAGGAATGGATCCATACATGGCAGCGAACCAGGACACGACCCGCCCCCAAAACACCCGCGCCATCATGGCATTTTTACGGGAACACGCTCCTTTCTCCAGCATGGATGACACCCATCTCGCTCATTTCGCCGAGCATGCGACGTTGCGATTCTTTGCAGATGGTGACGAGGTCCTTTCTCCGGAAGATGGAATCATTAAAAGGTTCTACGTTGTCAAGCAGGGACGGATTCGTGGAGAACGCCACAACGAGAAGGAAGACAAGGCCGAAACCACCTTTGAAATCAGCCTTGGCGAATGCTTTCCCCTGGCCGCCCTCATTGGCGAGCGCCCGACCCGAACGTTACACAGAGCCGCTGGTGACACCTTCTGCCTGAGTATTGAGCAGGACGCTTTTATTACCTTGTTTTCGGAGAGCGAGCCCTTCCGGGATTTCTGTCTCCGTGGTGTAAGTAGCCTGCTGGATCAGGTAAACCAGCGGATTCAGTCCAATGCCATGGCATCCATGGGGTCCAGCAACTCACTTGATACCCCACTGGAGCGCTATGCACTTCGCAATCCAATTGTGTGCTCACCGGACCTGCCAGTGCGAAAGGCAGTGGCGCGGATGCAC
This Marinobacter salinus DNA region includes the following protein-coding sequences:
- the smrA gene encoding DNA endonuclease SmrA, whose protein sequence is MTTKDERLSFLEEMKDVRRIRKPNRAEVQAPRELTPGHLERQRAAVEAPIKDKNPLTSDIVEPLTAHDVLGWQRPGIQHGVYRKLRLGQYPIEARLDLHRMTVEQARREVFAFIGDCVRYGLRSVIILHGKGERNPDGIAQLKSYLAKWLPELDDVLAFHSAQKHHGGTGAVYVMVRKSERDKQHNREVHGTR
- a CDS encoding membrane lipoprotein lipid attachment site-containing protein — protein: MKKVTLILFAVVALSGCKDRVIWNDNGKVEAATENREVWDSNGQMEAGERKIWVNKDGEDVVK
- a CDS encoding (2Fe-2S)-binding protein, with the protein product MALSLTVNGEERSLNVEGDTPLLWVIRDELGLKGTKFGCGAGLCGACTVHLDGQPVRSCSTPVEMAAGGRVTTIEGLGTSENLHALQQAWIDHGVPQCGYCQSGQIMSAAHLLATNPSPERDEIVAAMTGNLCRCGTYSRIIEAVESVAGTVRPDQKEGA
- a CDS encoding xanthine dehydrogenase family protein molybdopterin-binding subunit, producing MGMNRRDFLKVSAGTSGSLVLSLSLPGCAGIQTGYQAESGEWKPDAWLELTKNDEIWFTLARVEMGQGTYTGLTTLIAEELEVRPDAITPRFAPVAPEYRNPLYKLQLTGGSTSIATSWEPLRTAGASARQMLVMAAARVWKVDSAECSAREGRVLHPNGIDSMGYGQLVELASKEVIRGNVALKPRSDWKYIGKQAGRLDARAKSTGTAEYGIDVHVPGMVYAVVSRSPRHGGRAKAFNGDEVRAMQGVLDVFRIERGVAVVADKYWRARKAQNALQVEWDFSEALSLSTSDVFDSYRAAADEDPGKSERSEGNFDNAAGNAAALVKAEYAQPYLAHATLEPMNATAWYRGDSAEVWAPTQAPDLGRIAVARATDLSPDDVTINTTFLGGGFGRRLTQDFIEEAAAVSFRMNQPVKVIWSREEDTRHDLYRPAMLHRMTASMEGGQLTGWHHQIVGPQILTWYVRNAAPAQYPWAPKFLYDTLGKVGLMAEGIATPKDMSAIEGAIEYPYGVENVDIRHTHTDPGVPITWWRSVGYSHNGFAVETFMDELAYEAGDDPYRFRRKLLADEPRHLAVLDRAARLADWEEPVPKGRARGIALFRSFGTYVAQVVEAGIENGAIRVFRVSSAVDCGEVVNPRVVEDQIEGGILFGLTAALYGEIHFDNGEVRESNFHDYQLMRQYERPEVTVDIVDSRELPTGVGEPGVPPVIPALGNALFALTGKRQRSLPLRADA